A window from Microbacterium ginsengiterrae encodes these proteins:
- a CDS encoding cysteine desulfurase: MSSPAITDAPLTEADVQRIRADFPILQTEVNGHPLVYLDSGATSQRPLAVLDAERDFVTTLNSAVHRGAHTLAAEATEVFEDARGTVARFIGADDDEIVWTSNATEAINLVAYAFSNASVGRGGPEAERFRLSEGDEIVTTEMEHHANLMPWQELAARTGATLRVIPLDDDGALRLDEMQISERTKIVAVTHVSNVLGVITPLAPIVAAAREVGALVLLDACQSAPHLPLDVRALDVDFAVLSGHKMLGPTGIGALYGRRELLAAMPPFLTGGSMITTVTTTSAAYLPPPQRFEAGTQKVSQAVALAAAIDYLSAVGMPRIAAHEAVLGQRLVDGLAAIDGVRVLGAGIELPRVGLASFDVPGIHSHDVGQFLDDRGIAVRVGHHCAQPLHRRLGVTASTRASTYLYSTEAEVDAFLDGVRSTIEFFGVRS, translated from the coding sequence ATGAGCTCCCCGGCAATCACCGATGCTCCTCTCACCGAGGCTGACGTCCAGAGGATCAGGGCGGACTTCCCGATCCTGCAGACCGAGGTCAACGGGCATCCGCTCGTCTACCTGGATTCCGGCGCGACATCGCAGCGCCCGCTTGCGGTCCTCGACGCCGAACGCGACTTCGTCACGACGCTGAACTCCGCCGTGCACCGGGGCGCGCACACCCTTGCCGCTGAGGCGACGGAGGTCTTCGAGGACGCCCGAGGCACCGTGGCGCGGTTCATCGGCGCCGATGACGACGAGATCGTGTGGACCTCCAATGCCACGGAGGCGATCAACCTCGTCGCCTACGCATTCTCGAACGCGTCAGTGGGCCGCGGCGGCCCCGAGGCGGAACGATTCCGCCTGAGTGAGGGCGACGAGATCGTCACGACCGAGATGGAGCACCACGCCAACCTCATGCCCTGGCAGGAGCTCGCCGCCCGCACCGGGGCGACCCTGCGGGTGATCCCGCTCGACGACGACGGCGCGCTCCGCCTCGACGAGATGCAGATCTCGGAGCGGACGAAGATCGTCGCCGTCACGCACGTCTCCAACGTCCTCGGCGTCATCACTCCTCTCGCGCCGATCGTCGCCGCGGCACGTGAGGTCGGCGCTCTCGTCCTGCTCGACGCCTGCCAGTCGGCCCCGCACCTTCCCCTGGACGTGCGTGCCCTCGACGTGGACTTCGCGGTGCTGTCCGGCCACAAGATGCTCGGTCCGACGGGCATCGGCGCGCTGTACGGGCGCCGAGAACTGCTGGCGGCCATGCCCCCGTTCCTCACCGGCGGATCGATGATCACCACGGTCACGACGACCTCGGCCGCGTATCTGCCCCCGCCGCAGCGCTTCGAGGCAGGAACCCAGAAGGTCTCGCAGGCCGTCGCGCTCGCCGCGGCGATCGACTACCTCTCCGCCGTCGGGATGCCGCGCATCGCCGCGCACGAGGCCGTGCTCGGGCAGCGGCTCGTCGACGGGCTGGCGGCGATCGACGGCGTCCGCGTCCTCGGTGCGGGCATCGAGTTGCCGCGCGTGGGACTGGCGAGCTTCGACGTCCCCGGCATCCATTCGCACGACGTCGGCCAGTTCCTCGACGATCGCGGCATCGCCGTCCGTGTCGGGCACCACTGCGCGCAACCACTGCACCGAAGGCTCGGGGTGACGGCCTCCACCAGGGCGAGCACCTACCTGTATTCGACCGAGGCCGAGGTCGACGCGTTCCTCGACGGCGTGCGGTCGACCATCGAATTCTTCGGAGTGCGTTCATGA
- the sufU gene encoding Fe-S cluster assembly sulfur transfer protein SufU, which yields MTSSDLQNLYQELILDHSRTPHGFGLRDEVAAQSHQLNPTCGDEITLQVHAAADGTIEAIAWEGHGCAISQASASLFAELVEGMTVPEVQQRIDVFREAMRSRGKIEPDEELLGDAAALGSVSRYVARVKCAMLGWVAAEDALRKLT from the coding sequence ATGACTTCCAGCGACCTGCAGAACCTCTACCAGGAGCTCATCCTCGACCACTCCCGCACGCCGCACGGCTTCGGGCTGCGCGACGAGGTCGCCGCCCAGTCCCATCAGCTGAACCCGACCTGCGGCGACGAGATCACGCTTCAGGTGCACGCGGCCGCCGATGGGACCATCGAGGCCATCGCGTGGGAGGGGCACGGCTGCGCCATCTCGCAGGCCTCCGCCTCACTGTTCGCCGAACTCGTCGAGGGCATGACGGTGCCCGAGGTGCAGCAGCGCATCGACGTGTTCCGCGAGGCGATGCGCTCCCGCGGGAAGATCGAGCCCGACGAGGAACTCCTCGGTGACGCCGCCGCGCTCGGCAGCGTCTCGCGCTACGTCGCCAGGGTCAAGTGCGCGATGCTCGGCTGGGTCGCCGCGGAGGATGCGCTGCGGAAGCTCACCTGA